One part of the Anopheles merus strain MAF chromosome 3L, AmerM5.1, whole genome shotgun sequence genome encodes these proteins:
- the LOC121600186 gene encoding uncharacterized protein LOC121600186 isoform X3, with product MERVYTNNDGGLPPGGSTPSFAAVQFVLNTDKGRSTLHGSSYHLRLGMVIILRAFQMHRQDSGFSFTMAMEVPAAGKFDDIMYHYRSSVRQASGTLFIQAKHRQIADSEDSPSQKTTMKHREATQSKNTALTEDVLFETWDSNASFSIPMYFMSFLEVDPHLPEDARYVLCTNAALDKSIESFFTTNQQEDAVLLQLCDDIGATCYQFDCDEPFPNLADTLRDSCLAKLGKLIALHMMKDVLIKFNDALFYTFASLISECLRPLEKEKDESSEISYTIKEDDEPTDPSTPAGKLLTAFKREYDMMIEKMLLAQVIQNGAQSSM from the exons ATGGAACGAGTTTACACTAACAATGACGGTGGTCTCCCACCGGGGGGTTCCACTCCATCGTTCGCTGCTGTTCAGTTTGTCCTGAACACAGACAAAGGACGATCCACCCTTCATGGTAGCTCGTACCATCTTCGACTTGGAATGGTTATCATCCTCAGAGCCTTTCAAATGCACCGGCAGGACAGCGGGTTTAGCTTTACGATGGCAATGGAGGTTCCTGCCGCCGGAAAGTTTGACGACATTATGTACCATTATCGCTCGTCGGTCCGACAGGCTTCCGGAACCTTGTTCATACAGGCGAAACATAGACAAATTGCGGATAGTGAGGACAGTCCGTCTCAAAAAACCACAATGAAGCATCGGGAAGCAACGCAAAGCAAGAATACGGCACTAACAGAggatgttttatttgaaacgTGGGACTCCAACGCATCTTTTTCAATTCCGATGTATTTTATGTCATTTCTCGAAGTCGATCCACACCTTCCAGAGGACGCTCGGTACGTGCTCTGTACCAATGCTGCGCTTGATAAGAGCATCGAAAGCTTCTTTACGACAAACCAGCAAGAGGACGCCGTTCTGTTACAGCTATGCGACGATATAGGAGCCACGTGTTATCAGTTTGATTGTGATGAACCATTCCCAAATCTGGCTGATACGCTCAGAGACTCGTGTCTTGCTAAATTGGGAAAGCTTATCGCGCTGCACATGATGAAAGACGTTCTGATCAAGTTCAATGACGCGTTATTCTACACTTTCGCTAGCTTGATAAGCGAATGTCTGAGGCCattggaaaaggaaaaggacgAATCATCTGAAATCTCATACACGATCAAGGAAGATGACGAGCCTACAGATCCATCCACCCCAGCCGGAAAGCTTCTGACTGCGTTCAAAAGAGAATACGACATGATGATAGAGAAAA TGCTCTTAGCGCAGGTGATTCAGAATGGAGCGCAAAGTTCAATGTGA
- the LOC121599504 gene encoding uncharacterized protein LOC121599504 isoform X1 produces MNEEVPPNADHAPRQELLGKADLLAQVSSGNGRSTLHGDSYHLRLGLVVILRAFRMYQLDRAFEFVIAMEDPAGKDFDDIMYHYSLARLSSGTVSIQAKHKQSNDDYGKQGVLTEDLLYARWDSKPKPPFSIAKYFLSFLEVEQHLGTNTRSYVLCTNYVLHKRFKGQFIEREQQSDEDMLQFCYDVGATCYQINPQHENKTLQDQLINSALAKLGKLMANDVFHRKKIICKDSLYYTFAGFISKCVDRCDANATELKFNEVYFNAAPNTHIGIFGTEFAKEYQRLLNDGKLKLREILKTAIIRIDQSSLTAALSKEESLEQLISKFYQSFVLVCQTPNEEELMIKAKDLLPKWCSAELVLDKLHTLLFNAMKSTKPDPISLTFLQEKFREVDPNVNFTLLRCRSKEYFDSMQQKYPFFKIDPERLKRSKLNSFIASENSGGIYEFKCSLNLDVSSLIVGQTLSLHQYETLFIDSAMHQDKKKLLNILDDLMSYLKDVNHPTIKLITFCGKLEAENLCEIKKLCESYHQKVVIVEQILDSVEHNNLSMDELTGEAKEQLFHDHENQIIFGTVTPLTSIIHEKDNLSFLLKVLEVLNQPEMMARYDSIEHNYEQIKPWYIHRQFVSLETPAEEENITRNDNVTYSANPFGEQAEVPFADLAKYVLHNDKDTMSDVKKTLALSEETQDPPGCRDDENDGKVYIFLNEAGEGKTTYFT; encoded by the coding sequence ATGAATGAAGAAGTCCCTCCCAATGCCGATCATGCGCCGCGACAGGAGCTGTTAGGAAAGGCAGACTTGTTAGCGCAAGTAAGTAGCGGTAATGGAAGATCTACCCTTCATGGCGATTCCTACCATCTGCGATTGGGGTTGGTGGTGATATTGCGTGCGTTCCGGATGTATCAACTGGACAGGGCATTTGAGTTCGTGATCGCCATGGAGGATCCTGCCGGGAAAGATTTCGATGACATCATGTACCATTACTCATTGGCCCGGCTTTCCTCTGGCACTGTCAGCATACAGGCAAAGCATAAGCAAAGCAATGATGATTATGGTAAACAAGGAGTGCTTACGGAAGATTTGCTGTACGCTCGATGGGACAGTAAACCCAAGCCACCGTTCTCGATTGCGAAATACTTCCTCTCGTTTCTGGAGGTGGAGCAACACTTGGGTACAAATACGCGATCGTATGTGTTATGCACCAATTACGTGCTGCATAAACGCTTCAAAGGACAGTTTATCGAGAGGGAACAACAGTCAGATGAAGATATGCTGCAGTTCTGCTATGATGTTGGGGCAACCTGCTACCAGATTAATCCAcaacatgaaaacaaaacattgcagGATCAATTGATCAACAGCGCTCTAGCCAAGCTTGGAAAGTTGATGGCAAACGATGTGTTTCATCGAAAAAAGATTATATGCAAAGATTCACTGTACTATACCTTCGCTGGGTTCATTAGCAAATGTGTGGATCGTTGTGATGCAAACGCAACCGAATTGAAGTTTAACGAAGTCTACTTCAATGCGGCCCCAAATACACACATAGGAATATTTGGCACAGAGTTTGCCAAGGAGTACCAAAGGTTATTGAACGATGGCAAATTAAAATTGAGAGAAATTTTGAAAACAGCTATAATAAGGATCGATCAAAGCTCATTGACTGCAGCGCTTTCTAAGGAAGAAAGTTTAGAACAGTTAATTTCAAAGTTTTACCAATCTTTCGTGCTCGTTTGCCAAACGCCAAACGAAGAGGAACTGATGATCAAAGCAAAAGACCTGCTACCAAAGTGGTGCAGTGCGGAGCTGGTTTTAGATAAGCTGCATacgttgctgttcaatgcaaTGAAGAGTACGAAACCGGATCCGATTAGTTTGACATTTCTGCAAGAAAAATTCCGAGAAGTTGATCCCAACGTAAATTTTACGCTTTTAAGATGTAGATCAAAAGAGTATTTCGACTCGATGCAGCAGAAATATCCTTTCTTTAAAATAGACCCGGAACGATTAAAACGCTCGAAGCTGAACAGTTTCATTGCTAGCGAGAATTCTGGTGGTATTTATGAGTTTAAATGCTCGCTCAATTTGGACGTGAGCTCTCTGATTGTAGGGCAGACGTTATCATTACATCAGTATGAAACACTGTTCATTGATAGTGCCATGCACCAGGATAAAAAGAAACTGTTGAATATTCTGGACGATCTGATGTCTTATCTGAAGGATGTCAATCATCCTACCATCAAGTTGATAACGTTTTGTGGAAAACTGGAGGCAGAAAATCTTTGCGAAATCAAGAAACTGTGTGAAAGCTATCATCAAAAAGTAGTGATTGTAGAACAGATTCTAGATAGCGTAGAACATAACAATCTTTCGATGGATGAGCTCACAGGCGAAGCAAAGGAACAGCTGTTCCATGATCATGAAAATCAAATCATATTTGGTACCGTCACACCGCTGACCAGCATTATACACGAAAAAGATAATTTGAGCTTTCTGTTGAAGGTGTTAGAGGTATTGAACCAGCCTGAGATGATGGCTAGGTACGATTCGATCGAACACAATTATGAGCAGATTAAGCCCTGGTACATTCACCGCCAATTCGTATCATTGGAAACTCCGGCAGAGGAAGAGAACATCACACGAAATGACAACGTAACGTATAGTGCAAATCCGTTTGGGGAGCAAGCAGAAGTTCCTTTCGCAGACCTGGCTAAATATGTTCTTCATAATGATAAGGACACTATGTCAGATGTAAAGAAGACTCTAGCGTTGAGCGAAGAAACACAAGATCCTCCTGGTTGCCGGGATGACGAAAATGATGGGAAAGTGTACATTTTCCTAAACGAAGCTGGGGAGGGCAAGACCACCTACTTTACCTAG
- the LOC121599504 gene encoding uncharacterized protein F21D5.5 isoform X2 yields MRLFTCRPVVLCRLLAGCPVNRSCKNMPKILKECVIKPLSPEYLPIRINTEQTMVGRSPETQIQDELCSRKQVCLKANLEQGYVLVKSLGLNPSVLNGKELKRNIGYEAVHGDILELVPGMYKYVFDFIYEPSTSEEENGPQTSKKSSNASSSGNRSGSSRTNASSTSNGKRSREESSPKEETEIAQKVDKTSKRSSSGKRSSPSRSNASNSGSEKRSREESSPKRSKQAASPVPVEKRKPSLAPTTEGRWEASDDKLLHIFTSAGVMASEKVAAYDMDGTLIKTKSGNVFPKSIDDWQIAFAEVPAKLKSLHRNGYKLVIFTNQAGIGKGKVRIEDFRQKIESLVRKLGVPMQVFISTGSGKYRKPRTGMWQTLCDRQQKDDGVQIDRARSFYVGDAAGRPELKKPVKRKKDHSSADRLLALNVGIRFLTPEEHFQNLPEMPWTKPEFDPREACRLAVNEPLLVPAGASLTGSGQEVIVMVGFPGSGKSHFVREHLAPKGYDIVNRDTLGSWQKCVVQMELSLRQGKSVAVDNLSPDVESRKRYVLVANRAKVPVRCFLMDVGYKHARHNNEFREMTDRSHSTISELVFNSYKSKFQEPTVAEGFTEVVKVKFVPKFASKSHEDLYRMFLLEK; encoded by the exons AtgcgtttgtttacatgtCGTCCAGTGGTTCTGTGCCGCTTGTTGGCCGGTTGTCCTGTGAATCGTTCCTGTAAAAACATGCCCAAAATCCTTAAAGAATGTGTGATAAAGCCCCTGTCGCCCGAATATCTACCGATACGTATCAACACGGAGCAAACGATGGTGGGCCGCAGCCCGGAAACACAAATACAGGATGAGCTTTGTTCGCGAAAGCAAG TTTGCCTGAAAGCGAATCTGGAACAAGGGTACGTGTTGGTAAAATCGCTTGGCTTGAACCCGTCCGTGCTGAATGGCAAGGAGCTGAAGCGGAACATCGGCTACGAGGCGGTACACGGGGACATACTGGAACTGGTGCCCGGCATGTACAAGTACGTGTTTGACTTCATATACGAGCCCAGCACCAGCGAGGAAGAAAATGGTCCCCAGACGagcaaaaaaagcagcaaTGCATCCAGTTCGGGAAACAGAAGCGGTTCGAGTCGGACCaatgccagcagcaccagcaatgGAAAGCGTTCGCGCGAAGAAAGCTCACCGAAGGAGGAAACGGAGATCGCGCAAAAGGTGGATAAGACATCGAAACGATCCAGTTCCGGAAAGAGAAGCAGCCCGAGCCGATCCAATGCCAGCAACTCGGGCAGCGAAAAGCGTTCGCGCGAGGAAAGCTCCCCGAAACGATCCAAACAAGCAGCCAGTCCGGTTCCGGTGGAAAAGCGAAAGCCCTCGTTAGCACCCACGACCGAAGGAAGGTGGGAGGCGTCAGACGATAAGCTGCTACACATCTTCACCAGTGCCGGCGTGATGGCGTCGGAAAAGGTGGCCGCCTACGATATGGACGGCACGCTGATAAAAACCAAATCCGGCAACGTGTTCCCGAAATCGATCGACGACTGGCAGATCGCGTTCGCGGAGGTGCCGGCCAAGCTGAAGTCGCTGCACCGCAACGGCTACAAGCTGGTCATCTTCACCAACCAGGCCGGCATCGGGAAGGGCAAGGTGCGCATCGAGGACTTTCGGCAGAAGATCGAATCGCTGGTGCGGAAGCTGGGCGTCCCGATGCAGGTGTTCATTTCGACCGGCTCGGGCAAGTACCGGAAGCCCCGGACGGGCATGTGGCAAACGCTGTGCGACAGGCAGCAGAAGGACGACGGTGTGCAGATCGATCGAGCCCGCAGCTTCTACGTCGGCGATGCCGCCGGTCGGCCCGAGCTGAAGAAGCCCGTCAAGCGCAAGAAAGACCACTCGTCGGCCGACCGGCTGCTCGCACTGAACGTGGGCATTCGCTTTCTGACGCCCGAGGAACACTTCCAGAACCTGCCCGAGATGCCGTGGACCAAGCCGGAGTTTGATCCGCGCGAGGCGTGCCGGCTGGCGGTGAACGAGCCGCTCCTAGTGCCGGCCGGTGCATCGTTGACCGGGTCGGGGCAGGAGGTGATCGTGATGGTGGGATTTCCGGGCTCGGGCAAGAGCCACTTCGTGAGGGAGCATCTCGCGCCGAAGGGATACGACATTGTGAACCGGGATACGCTTGGCTCGTGGCAGAAGTGCGTGGTGCAGATGGAGCTGTCGCTGCGGCAGGGCAAAAGTGTGGCGGTGGACAACCTCAGCCCGGACGTGGAAAGCCGCAAACGGTACGTGCTGGTGGCGAACCGTGCCAAGGTCCCGGTGCGCTGCTTCCTGATGGATGTCGGCTACAAGCACGCCCGTCACAACAACGAGTTCCGGGAGATGACGGACCGGTCGCACTCCACCATCTCGGAGCTAGTTTTTAATTCGTACAA ATCCAAATTTCAAGAGCCGACCGTTGCGGAAGGTTTCACGGAAGTCGTCAAGGTGAAGTTTGTGCCGAAGTTTGCCTCAAAGAGCCACGAAGATCTGTACCGGATGTTTTTGCTGGAAAAGTAA
- the LOC121599502 gene encoding synaptojanin-1, protein MAMSKGFRVLEKSKPPSPHSVLLEHRNKPETLLFESQAVAVLSAQETEIVRKQYTKVLDAYGCLGVLQLNAGDSSLLYLVMVTGCFSVGKILDSEIFRITQTQFVSLQYQPTNEDKVAEIRKVLNSGTFYFSFSNVAGSGGGGTGPTIAQPFGFDVTLSAQRRRRTRETDNRFFWNRMLFIHLLRFGVECNFWLLKAMCGSVEIRTVYAGSKQARAAIISRLSCERAGTRFNVRGTNDEGCVANFVETEQCIYLDNEITSYVQTRGSVPLFWEQPGVQVGSHKVKLSRGFEASRSAFDRHMRTMKARYGQQAIVNLLGTSLIGSKEGEAMLSNEFQRHHRESEHTDVPHLVFDYHQECRGGNTVALSKLRQKIDATCADFGMFYAIGDAVYREQRGAIRTNCLDCLDRTNCVQTYIGLEMLNEQITLMAALADKKQQMSSRFEEVFRQMWINNGNEVSKIYAGTGAIQGGSKLMDGARSAARTIQNNLLDNSKQEAIDVLLVGSTLSSELADRARILLPSNMLHAPTPVLREMCKRYEEYVNPLVFRVACGTYNVNGGKHFRSVAYKDVSLADWLLDCHRLARSRSLVDFSQVDDSNEPPVDIFAIGFQEIVDLNASNIVAASSDNAKAWAEELQKVVSRDREYVLLTYQQLVGVCLYIYIRPQHAQYIRDVAIDCVKTGLGGATGNKGAAAIRFVLHGTSICFVCAHFAAGQSQVAERNADYAEITRKIAFPMGRSLKSHDYIFWCGDFNYRIDMDKDELREALKQSPHDLTAVLQYDQLRIQQNAGSVFNEFLEGEISFPPTYKYDLFSDDYDTSEKCRAPAWTDRVLWRRRKQSPDADRHPGWNPGRLVHYGRAELKQSDHRPVIAMIDIEVHYIDPERRATVFGDVIRDLGPPDGTILIQACSPSAGGTDSGDEDEGSIYDENLMAALIQELTQIGEVTLVRFVGDTMWVTFRDGQSALTAAQKRSVLVCGVQLSIKLKTENWVEQVEKEILLCTPNTVSFCDGSQTGGDYNSLGIPEIPARPKSPPSVPQQPSARPGPPSRPPLPKSPQASPKHQPQQQQHHHHHPRAGVISLGPEILMASKLQQQQQPKVPPAVPCPPQRPTPPVEEYASSSPVPSSPTHGPGQQQPGSSNLPPVDTGAIYEEINDDIPVPEQPRGPPPPPPRSDVYDLDVVSNSTNSSSKSAPTKSSPPGTSGSSGAGSPSSTTGGNGVLPPSGPPKGAPPPLPMRRGAPPPIPNRSGGPPPLPARPNNP, encoded by the exons ATGGCCATGTCGAAGGGATTCCGCGTGCTGGAGAAATCCAAACCACCCTCCCCGCACAGCGTGCTGCTGGAGCATCGGAACAAGCCGGAAACGCTGCTGTTCGAGTCGCAGGCCGTGGCCGTGCTGT CGGCCCAAGAGACGGAGATCGTCCGCAAACAGTACACCAAAGTGCTGGACGCGTATGGCTGCCTGGGCGTGTTGCAGTTGAACGCCGGCGACAGCTCCCTGCTCTACCTGGTCATGGTGACCGGGTGCTTTTCGGTGGGCAAAATCCTCGACAGCGAAATCTTCCGCATCACGCAAACGCAGTTCGTCTCGCTGCAGTACCAGCCGACGAACGAGGACAAGGTGGCGGAAATACGCAAGGTGCTCAACTCGGGCACGTTCTACTTTTCCTTCTCGAATGTGGCTGgcagcggtggtggcggtacCGGACCGACCATTGCCCAGCCGTTCGGGTTCGATGTGACGTTGTCGGCACAGCGGCGACGCCGGACGCGCGAAACCGACAATCGCTTCTTCTGGAACCGGATGCTGTTCATCCATCTGCTGCGGTTCGGCGTGGAGTGTAACTTCTGGCTGCTGAAGGCAATGTGCGGCTCGGTCGAGATACGGACGGTGTACGCGGGCAGCAAGCAGGCACGCGCCGCCATCATTTCGCGGTTGAGCTGCGAACGGGCCGGCACCCGGTTCAACGTGCGCGGCACCAACGACGAGGGCTGCGTGGCGAACTTTGTCGAGACGGAGCAGTGCATTTATCTGGACAACGAGATCACGTCGTACGTGCAGACGCGCGGCAGTGTGCCACTGTTCTGGGAGCAGCCGGGCGTACAGGTGGGCTCGCACAAGGTGAAACTGTCGCGCGGGTTCGAAGCGTCCCGGTCCGCGTTCGACCGGCACATGCGCACGATGAAGGCCAGGTACGGGCAGCAGGCGATCGTGAACCTGCTCGGCACCAGCCTGATCGGCAGCAAGGAGGGCGAGGCGATGCTGAGCAACGAATTTCAGCGCCACCATCGCGAGTCGGAGCACACGGACGTGCCGCACCTGGTGTTCGACTACCATCAGGAGTGCCGGGGCGGCAACACGGTCGCACTGTCCAAGCTGCGGCAGAAGATCGACGCAACGTGCGCCGACTTTGGGATGTTTTACGCGATCGGCGATGCGGTGTACCGGGAGCAGCGGGGCGCCATCCGCACGAACTGCCTGGACTGTCTCGACCGGACGAACTGCGTGCAGACGTACATCGGGCTGGAGATGCTGAACGAACAGATCACACTGATGGCGGCGCTGGCGGATAAGAAGCAGCAGATGAGCTCCCGGTTCGAGGAAGTGTTTCGCCAGATGTGGATCAACAACGGGAACGAGGTGAGCAAGATCTACGCCGGCACCGGGGCGATCCAGGGCGGCTCGAAGCTGATGGACGGGGCACGATCGGCCGCCCGCACCATCCAGAACAATCTGCTGGACAATTCGAAGCAGGAAGCGATCGATGTGCTGCTGGTCGGTTCCACGCTCAGCTCGGAGCTGGCAGACCGGGCCCGGATACTGCTGCCCTCCAATATGCTGCACG CTCCTACGCCGGTGCTGAGGGAAATGTGCAAACGGTACGAGGAGTACGTCAATCCGCTGGTGTTCCGGGTGGCCTGCGGCACGTACAACGTCAACGGTGGCAAGCACTTCCGCAGCGTCGCCTACAAGGACGTTTCGTTGGCGGATTGGCTGCTCGATTGCCATCGTTTGGCACGATCGCGCT CGCTCGTTGATTTCAGCCAGGTGGACGATAGCAACGAACCTCCGGTGGACATATTTGCGATTGGATTTCAGGAAATTGTCGACCTGAACGCATCGAACATTGTCGCGGCAAG CTCTGACAATGCAAAGGCGTGGGCGGAAGAGCTGCAGAAGGTGGTCAGCCGGGACCGGGAGTACGTGCTGCTCACCTACCAGCAGCTGGTCGGCGTCTGTCTGTACATCTACATACGGCCCCAGCACGCCCAGTACATCCGCGACGTGGCAATCGATTGCGTCAAGACGGGGCTGGGTGGCGCGACCGGCAACAAGGGAGCGGCCGCCATCCGGTTCGTCCTGCACGGCACCTCCATCTGCTTCGTGTGCGCCCACTTTGCCGCCGGGCAGTCGCAGGTGGCGGAACGGAACGCGGACTACGCGGAAATTACGCGCAAGATCGCGTTCCCGATGGGCCGCTCGCTCAAGTCGCACGATTACATCTTCTGGTGCGGCGACTTCAACTACCGCATCGACATGGACAAGGACGAGCTGCGGGAGGCGCTGAAGCAGTCACCGCACGATCTGACCGCGGTGCTGCAGTACGACCAGCTGCGCATCCAGCAGAACGCGGGCAGCGTGTTCAACGAGTTTCTCGAGGGCGAAATCAGCTTCCCGCCGACGTACAAGTACGATCTGTTCAGCGACGATTACGACACGAGCGAAAAGTGCCGCGCGCCGGCCTGGACGGACCGGGTGCTGTGGCGGCGGCGCAAGCAGAGCCCGGACGCGGACCGGCACCCGGGCTGGAATCCGGGCCGGCTGGTGCACTACGGGCGGGCGGAGCTGAAGCAAAGCGACCACCGGCCGGTCATTGCCATGATCGACATCGAGGTGCACTACATCGATCCGGAGCGCCGGGCGACCGTGTTCGGTGATGTGATACGCGATCTGGGCCCGCCGGACGGCACGATTCTGATACAGGCGTGCAGCCCGTCAGCGGGCGGCACCGACTCGGGCGACGAGGATGAGGGCAGCATCTACGACGAGAACCTGATGGCGGCGCTGATACAGGAGCTGACGCAGATCGGGGAGGTGACGCTGGTGCGCTTCGTCGGCGACACGATGTGGGTAACGTTCCGCGACGGGCAGTCGGCCCTGACCGCGGCCCAGAAGCGCTCGGTGCTGGTGTGCGGCGTGCAGCTCTCCATCAAGCTCAAGACGGAGAACTGGGTCGAGCAGGTGGAGAAGGAGATACTGCTCTGCACGCCGAACACGGTCAGCTTCTGCGACGGCAGCCAGACCGGGGGCGACTACAACAGCCTCGGCATACCGGAGATCCCGGCGCGCCCGAAAAGCCCACCCTCGGTACCGCAGCAGCCGTCCGCCCGTCCGGGGCCGCCCAGTCGCCCACCGTTACCAAAGTCCCCGCAAGCATCACCAAAGCatcagccacagcagcagcagcaccatcatcatcacccgcGGGCGGGCGTCATCAGCCTGGGCCCGGAGATACTGATGGCTTcgaagctgcagcagcagcaacagccgaaGGTACCGCCGGCCGTGCCCTGCCCACCGCAGCGACCGACACCACCGGTCGAGGAGTACGCCAGCTCGTCACCCGTGCCCAGCTCGCCGACGCACGGTCCGGGACAGCAGCAACCAGGCAGCTCCAACCTACCGCCCGTCGACACCGGTGCAATATACGAAGAAATCAATGACGACATT CCCGTTCCCGAGCAGCCGCGTGGACCACCGCCCCCTCCGCCACGGAGCGACGTGTACGACCTGGACGTGGTGagcaacagcaccaacagcagcagcaaatcggCACCGACCAAATCCTCGCCCCCGGGCACATCCGGCAGCTCCGGGGCGGGCTCTCCCTCATCTACGACCGGCGGCAACGGTGTACTACCACCATCGGGACCACCCAAGGGAGCACCGCCACCACTTCCGATGCGACGGGGCGCACCCCCTCCCATACCAAATCGAAGCGGTGGTCCACCGCCGCTACCGGCCCGCCCAAACAATCCTTAG
- the LOC121599505 gene encoding uncharacterized protein LOC121599505, whose amino-acid sequence MSPRRAATIRLRLRNTLGSRARRQQSKQTLPAAWPKMWVSTNKVLIGSVGGLKKPHCRNPNFDCEETKLLISLWGDPQVQRTLITTHKKHPVIAKLAEKMREYGYNRSTEEINTRIKNLKCFYNRIKKDLETGVINEPSWKHFQAMDEILTRPVFGGANAASRYPPTPGVAASGSSDAATSSGGRITRPRLSAGSVSGAELSELDPDQIEVKLELVSDEEKEMLHPEDLLKNAEQVELKEPNLLIPKDEPMEEEEVDDPNDPDFEDEGGSETDDESSGMDEADESDRSTRLRRRTRRAHKPKKTNPTAGGKNVPTTTSATASGTSTSTTTSTSTAAQPKVPSIKIINYAGGGSISLSSVANVVSAVSSGSSTVSMTTLAGRTDGGTTTTTTTTTPSKISLVPTNFLLKPQAASNLQGFKQPIQLYTKPTVSIATTKPTPGLSPIVSVNASGAGGTGVTPTTTNTVSAAGGTTSGGPMKVFLVNTLAKDGSGPKQQLITPTTGKQIYTTSTGVSLQGTSHVSGLPQISIQPKQLLTSTAGGPPTITRKIIQTSTLPSLRAAVARTAVPPPRFGGFKALLQQLVGLQRENLSITKTRLVAEKERFGNERSVANSLLDALGELNALLTEVNGELMPLGKDSDEDEGDDDGLIKISCDSPASSPARSVSRQEDSLKAEVISDSEES is encoded by the exons ATGTCACCAAGGCGGGCCGCCACGATACGGTTGCGTTTGCGAAACACCCTTGGCAGCAGGGCGCGGCGAcagcaaagcaagcaaaccCTCCCAGCGGCGTGGCCCAAAATGTGGGTCTCCACGAACAAGGTGCTGATCGGGTCGGTCGGTGGGCTGAAGAAGCCGCACTGCCGCAACCCGAACTTTGACTGCGAGGAGACGAAGCTGCTGATATCGCTGTGGGGCGATCCGCAGGTGCAGCGGACGCTCATCACCACGCACAAGAAGCACCCGGTGATAGCGAAGCTGGCGGAAAAGATGCGCGAGTACGGCTACAACCGCTCCACGGAGGAGATTAACACGCGCATCAAAAATCTGAAGTGCTTCTACAACCGCATCAAGAAGGACCTGGAGACGGGCGTCATTAACGAACCGTCCTGGAAGCACTTCCAGGCGATGGACGAAATACTGACGCGGCCAGTGTTCGGTGGTGCGAATGCGGCTAGCCGGTATCCACCGACACCGGGGGTAGCGGCGAGTGGGTCGTCCGATGCAGCGACGTCATCGGGTGGTCGCATCACCCGCCCACGACTGTCGGCCGGTTCGGTGAGCGGGGCCGAGCTGTCCGAGCTGGATCCGGACCAGATCGAGGTAAAGCTGGAGCTGGTGAGTGACGAGGAGAAGGAGATGCTCCATCCGGAGGACCTGCTGAAGAACGCGGAACAGGTCGAGCTGAAGGAACCGAACCTGCTAATACCGAAGGACGAACcgatggaggaggaggaggtggacgATCCAAACGATCCGGACTTTGAGGACGAGGGCGGAAGCGAAACGGACGACGAAAGTTCCGGCATGGACGAGGCGGATGAGAG CGATCGATCGACACGTTTACGGCGACGGACGAGACGAGCACATAAGCCAAAAAAGACGAACCCAACAGCCGGCGGGAAAAATGTACCGACCACCACGTCCGCGACTGCTAGCGGCACATCCACGAGTACTACCACGAGCACAAGCACCGCAGCCCAACCGAAAGTACCATCAATAAAGATCATCAATTATGCTGGCGGTGGTAGCATAAGTCTGTCCTCCGTTGCCAATGTGGTAAGCGCCGTATCGTCCGGCTCATCGACGGTCAGCATGACGACGCTGGCAGGGAGAACGGATGGTGGCACGACtaccaccacgaccaccacgACCCCAAGCAAGATCTCGCTCGTACCGACCAACTTCCTCCTGAAGCCGCAAGCCGCCTCCAACCTGCAAGGCTTCAAGCAACCGATACAACTGTACACCAAACCGACCGTCTCGATCGCAACCACCAAGCCCACACCCGGCCTGTCGCCGATCGTGTCCGTTAATGCGAGTGGAGCAGGAGGCACCGGAGTCACACCCACCACCACTAACACCGTTTCAGCGGCCGGCGGCACTACTTCCGGCGGTCCGATGAAAGTATTTCTAGTCAACACGCTGGCCAAAGATGGATCCGGCCCCAAGCAACAGCTCATCACACCGACCACGGGCAAGCAGATCTACACCACCTCCACCGGCGTATCACTGCAGGGAACGTCACACGTGTCGGGACTGCCGCAAATCAGCATCCAACCCAAGCAGCTACTAACCAGCACGGCCGGAGGTCCGCCAACAATCACTAGGAAAATCATTCAAACCTCCACGCTTCCCTCACTACGGGCAGCGGTCGCTAGGACAGCAGTGCCGCCACCGAGGTTCGGTGGATTTAAGgcactgctgcagcagctcgtgGGCTTGCAACGGGAGAATCTCAGCATCACGAAAACGCGCCTCGTGGCGGAGAAGGAACGGTTCGGGAATGAGCGGTCCGTTGCGAACTCGCTGCTGGATGCGCTCGGGGAGCTCAATGCGCTGCTGACGGAGGTAAACGGTGAGCTGATGCCGCTCGGGAAGGATTCGGACGAGGACGAGGGGGACGACGATGGGTTGATCAAGATTTCGTGCGACAGTCCGGCGTCTAGTCCGGCCCGGAGCGTTAGCAGACAGGAGGACAGCTTGAAGGCGGAGGTGATTAGCGATTCGGAGGAAAGTTAA